A window of the Acetonema longum DSM 6540 genome harbors these coding sequences:
- a CDS encoding M20 family metallopeptidase, giving the protein MQKQAIFQYIDEHRGEMMALWQELVNRESGSADKAGVDKVQDRIKNILEAEGALVRMVEYEQAGNMLIAEIGGDRAKAPVLFSGHVDTVFKTGTVEKRPFTVRDGKAYGPGVLDMKGGVVAFLYAVKALRAAGFSERPIKMLLAGDEETGHLASNAAEVFVEEARGCAAAFNCETGFVDDAIVVGRKGVAGFTMEVRGVAAHVGNDPENGRSAIVEIAHKLLEVEKLTDWQEGTSFNVGVIEGGTVPNATPDYAKIRIDVRFVDENAIPKFTRQIEAIAAKTYVPGTTTTLTAGASFKPMTTTEGVKRLFRLVKETYAENGFGAPYEKAVGGGADSAYTVIAGVPTVCAMGVKGGRNHSPEEYAIVESLFERAKLLAACVLKLNSL; this is encoded by the coding sequence ATGCAAAAACAGGCGATTTTCCAATATATCGATGAACATAGAGGAGAGATGATGGCTTTATGGCAGGAGCTTGTCAACCGGGAAAGCGGTTCAGCCGATAAAGCGGGGGTCGATAAAGTCCAGGACAGAATAAAAAATATCCTGGAAGCGGAGGGCGCCCTTGTCCGCATGGTCGAGTATGAGCAGGCAGGCAATATGCTCATTGCCGAGATCGGCGGCGATCGGGCGAAAGCCCCCGTCCTGTTTTCAGGCCATGTCGACACCGTATTCAAAACCGGCACGGTCGAAAAACGGCCCTTTACCGTCCGCGACGGCAAGGCTTACGGCCCCGGCGTGCTGGACATGAAGGGCGGTGTGGTAGCTTTCCTCTATGCCGTTAAAGCGCTCAGGGCCGCCGGCTTTTCGGAACGTCCCATCAAGATGCTGCTTGCCGGCGATGAAGAGACGGGTCACCTCGCTTCAAACGCTGCCGAAGTGTTTGTGGAGGAAGCACGTGGCTGCGCCGCCGCGTTTAACTGTGAAACAGGTTTTGTCGATGACGCTATTGTTGTCGGCCGTAAAGGAGTTGCCGGGTTTACCATGGAAGTCCGCGGCGTCGCCGCCCATGTCGGGAATGATCCGGAGAACGGCCGCAGCGCCATTGTCGAGATTGCCCATAAGCTGCTTGAAGTTGAGAAGCTGACCGACTGGCAGGAAGGAACATCCTTCAACGTCGGCGTCATCGAAGGCGGTACGGTGCCGAATGCAACTCCCGACTATGCGAAGATCAGGATCGATGTCCGCTTTGTAGACGAAAATGCCATCCCCAAATTCACCAGACAAATCGAGGCTATTGCTGCAAAAACATACGTGCCCGGCACAACGACAACCCTGACTGCTGGAGCCAGCTTTAAGCCGATGACGACAACCGAGGGGGTAAAGCGCCTGTTCCGTCTTGTTAAGGAGACCTATGCCGAAAACGGCTTTGGCGCACCGTATGAGAAAGCCGTCGGCGGCGGCGCGGATTCAGCCTATACTGTCATCGCCGGCGTTCCTACCGTCTGCGCTATGGGAGTCAAAGGCGGACGGAATCATAGCCCGGAAGAATATGCGATTGTTGAAAGTCTGTTCGAACGTGCGAAACTTTTGGCTGCCTGCGTCCTTAAGCTCAACAGCCTGTAA
- the menC gene encoding o-succinylbenzoate synthase produces MRIDRIDIIRVKNPFTHPFETSFVRFVERDALLVKIYSEGLVGYGECKAFHAPLYNPEDNGTCLHIIKNFLAPLLLHQEIEGPVEFMQRVAFIRGNRLAIASVENALWELKRQREGKSLKTLIGGTRDEVEVGVSLGIEADISTLLKKIEKYLAEGYHRTKIKIKPGKDITVLREIRRHYPDITLTVDANSDYTLDDIELFKAMDDLNLAYIEQPLGENDIIDHAVLQKAINTPICLDESIISVESARQAIEIGSCRIINVKSSRVGGICESIRIHDLCRKHDIPLWVGGMTELGIGRVQNISLASLPHFTLAHDIAASNRYFAEDITIPVVNITDRCTLIVPDETNGVHYEVDEKAIDRMMVSRDVMK; encoded by the coding sequence ATGAGGATTGACCGTATTGACATTATTCGGGTAAAGAATCCGTTCACGCATCCGTTTGAAACCAGCTTTGTCCGCTTTGTCGAGAGAGACGCCTTGCTGGTGAAGATCTATTCCGAAGGCCTGGTGGGCTATGGCGAATGCAAAGCGTTCCATGCCCCTCTGTACAATCCTGAGGATAACGGGACCTGCCTGCACATTATTAAAAACTTCCTCGCACCGCTGCTGCTGCATCAAGAAATTGAAGGTCCGGTGGAATTCATGCAGAGGGTGGCGTTTATCCGCGGCAACCGCCTGGCGATCGCCAGCGTTGAAAACGCGCTTTGGGAGCTAAAGCGACAGCGCGAAGGGAAATCGCTGAAGACATTAATCGGCGGCACCCGTGATGAAGTTGAGGTGGGCGTAAGTCTGGGCATTGAAGCCGATATTTCCACCTTGCTCAAGAAAATTGAGAAATACCTGGCTGAAGGGTATCACCGGACGAAGATCAAGATCAAGCCAGGCAAGGATATTACGGTGCTGCGCGAAATTCGACGGCACTATCCGGATATTACCTTGACGGTAGATGCGAATTCTGACTACACGCTGGATGACATTGAACTCTTCAAAGCCATGGATGACTTGAACCTGGCGTATATTGAACAACCCTTGGGCGAAAACGATATTATTGATCATGCCGTGCTGCAAAAAGCGATCAACACGCCTATCTGCCTCGATGAAAGCATCATATCGGTCGAATCGGCCAGGCAGGCCATTGAAATCGGCAGCTGCAGAATCATTAACGTCAAATCCAGCCGGGTTGGCGGCATCTGTGAATCGATCAGGATTCACGATCTTTGCCGGAAGCATGATATTCCGCTTTGGGTTGGCGGCATGACCGAGCTTGGCATCGGCAGAGTACAGAATATTTCCCTGGCCAGCCTGCCGCACTTTACCCTGGCCCATGACATTGCGGCAAGCAACCGGTATTTTGCCGAAGACATTACCATTCCGGTTGTCAATATCACCGACAGGTGCACGCTCATCGTACCTGATGAAACAAACGGCGTTCACTACGAGGTGGATGAAAAGGCCATTGACCGGATGATGGTCAGCCGGGATGTAATGAAATAG
- a CDS encoding DUF5058 family protein — protein sequence MDLQPVINSPGMWLASSIMVIVVVAQSFLYLREGFRGAAALGIPRSECVKGLRAAMITAIGPSLAPVVILLALLAVLGAPTTWMRMNDIGAARTELAMSALATKVYGVEIRSAGFDLKTFSYAIWGMALNNAGWMVVALIFVKRMNNAIKKMNEKYDPRWIKLLMTGAAIGLFAYLWSGSLIRGGGNLFAGIVSFIAMFLLSKYAGKYPRLQEPALGIAMLIGMFAAAAFF from the coding sequence ATGGATCTGCAACCGGTGATAAACAGCCCCGGCATGTGGCTGGCATCCAGCATCATGGTTATTGTGGTTGTCGCTCAGAGCTTCCTGTACCTGCGGGAGGGATTCAGGGGGGCCGCCGCGCTTGGCATTCCCCGGAGCGAATGCGTAAAGGGTCTGAGGGCGGCCATGATTACCGCTATCGGACCATCCCTGGCGCCGGTTGTCATCCTGTTGGCGTTGCTGGCGGTCTTGGGCGCACCTACGACCTGGATGCGGATGAACGATATCGGCGCTGCCCGCACCGAGCTAGCCATGTCGGCTCTGGCCACCAAAGTGTATGGCGTGGAAATACGGTCGGCCGGCTTCGACCTTAAAACCTTCAGCTATGCAATTTGGGGGATGGCCCTGAACAACGCGGGCTGGATGGTAGTGGCCCTGATATTTGTAAAACGGATGAACAACGCCATCAAGAAAATGAACGAAAAATACGACCCGCGCTGGATTAAATTACTGATGACCGGCGCTGCGATCGGCCTTTTCGCCTATTTGTGGAGCGGGAGCCTTATCCGGGGCGGAGGAAACCTGTTTGCGGGCATAGTCTCCTTTATTGCAATGTTTCTCCTTTCAAAATATGCCGGGAAGTATCCCCGCTTACAGGAACCGGCTTTAGGCATCGCTATGCTGATCGGGATGTTTGCGGCCGCCGCCTTTTTCTGA
- the menC gene encoding o-succinylbenzoate synthase, translated as MKITKVVLRKMKMDLKVPFVVSFGALKDKHFMAVEVHTKDHVGYGDCSAFSHPYYNEETISTAWHIIQDFLVPLLFSKEEISRPEEVSELFSHIRRNKMAKAALDCAIWDLYAKENNISVARALGGTRDKIETGISIGIQESPDDLVRVVENFMGEGYRRVKVKIEPGRDIKYLEAVRKRFGNIMLMADANSAYTLKDIDLFKELDHLDLIMIEQPLSHDDIVDHAKLQGALKTRICLDESIHSVDDARHAIELGSARTINIKVARVGGLTEARKIHDLCASHDIPVWCGGMLDTGIARAHNVAIASLPNYRFPGDVPASDRYWHQDVISPAMTIDRNAMIQVPDKPGIGFEPVPGLMEAFSYERKEILH; from the coding sequence ATGAAAATAACCAAGGTCGTGCTGCGCAAAATGAAAATGGACTTAAAGGTTCCATTTGTCGTCAGTTTCGGCGCTTTGAAGGACAAACATTTCATGGCGGTTGAAGTTCATACGAAAGATCACGTCGGCTATGGTGATTGCTCGGCTTTTAGTCATCCTTATTACAATGAAGAAACCATTTCCACTGCATGGCATATCATTCAGGATTTTTTAGTTCCCCTGTTGTTCAGCAAAGAAGAAATTTCCCGGCCGGAAGAAGTCAGTGAACTGTTTTCTCATATCCGGCGCAATAAAATGGCGAAAGCGGCCCTTGACTGCGCCATCTGGGATTTATACGCCAAGGAAAACAACATTTCTGTAGCCAGAGCCTTAGGCGGAACCAGAGATAAAATTGAAACCGGGATCAGTATCGGCATTCAAGAAAGCCCGGACGATCTGGTGCGGGTAGTGGAAAATTTCATGGGAGAAGGCTATCGCCGCGTCAAAGTGAAAATTGAACCCGGCCGGGACATTAAATATTTGGAAGCGGTACGCAAGCGGTTTGGCAATATCATGCTGATGGCGGATGCCAATTCGGCCTATACCTTGAAGGATATCGACCTGTTTAAAGAACTTGACCATTTGGATCTTATTATGATTGAGCAGCCGTTATCGCATGACGACATTGTCGATCACGCCAAACTGCAGGGGGCACTGAAGACTAGAATCTGCCTGGATGAGAGCATCCATTCAGTGGATGACGCGCGACATGCGATTGAACTGGGCAGCGCCAGGACGATCAATATCAAAGTAGCCAGAGTCGGCGGCCTGACGGAAGCCAGAAAGATTCATGACCTTTGCGCCTCGCACGATATCCCTGTCTGGTGCGGCGGCATGCTGGACACCGGTATCGCCAGGGCTCACAATGTAGCCATCGCTTCTTTGCCGAATTATAGATTCCCGGGGGATGTGCCGGCTTCCGACCGCTACTGGCATCAGGACGTCATTTCACCGGCAATGACGATTGACCGGAATGCCATGATCCAGGTTCCCGACAAGCCCGGTATCGGTTTTGAACCTGTCCCCGGGCTGATGGAGGCATTTTCCTACGAGAGAAAAGAAATTTTACACTGA
- a CDS encoding thiamine pyrophosphate-dependent enzyme translates to MSAHDANLAYVPTWCPGCGNFGIFNALKKAFAALELDLEQTVLVNGIGCSSKIGQYINCYRIETLHGRSLPVATGVKLANHGLTVIAEGGDGDGMGLGMGHFVHTARRNLDISYFIHNNQVYGLTKGQTSPTSEPGMFTKFTPPPVGNVERPVNIVDMAISLGASFVARAYTGNMDHLADMMAQAIRHRGFAVVDILQPCVSFNAVNTYAWYQQRVRSIPSSHDPSDREKAKALAGLWGDEIPVGVFLREKRPTFADSLPQLTDGPLTAQPLTGIDISELMEDLA, encoded by the coding sequence ATGAGCGCCCATGATGCCAATCTCGCCTATGTTCCCACCTGGTGTCCCGGCTGCGGCAATTTCGGTATTTTTAATGCCCTGAAAAAAGCGTTTGCTGCACTGGAACTCGACCTTGAGCAGACCGTTCTGGTTAACGGCATCGGCTGCTCCAGCAAAATCGGCCAGTATATTAACTGCTACCGCATTGAGACCCTGCACGGCCGCAGCCTGCCGGTGGCCACCGGCGTCAAACTGGCGAACCACGGACTGACCGTCATTGCCGAAGGCGGCGACGGCGACGGCATGGGCCTGGGGATGGGCCATTTTGTCCATACCGCCAGGCGTAATCTTGATATCAGTTATTTTATCCATAACAATCAGGTTTACGGCCTGACCAAGGGACAAACATCGCCGACCAGCGAGCCGGGCATGTTTACCAAGTTCACGCCGCCGCCGGTGGGCAATGTCGAGCGGCCGGTCAATATCGTAGACATGGCGATCAGCCTGGGCGCAAGCTTTGTCGCCCGCGCCTATACCGGCAATATGGACCATCTGGCTGATATGATGGCCCAGGCCATTCGTCACCGCGGCTTTGCGGTGGTCGATATCCTGCAGCCCTGCGTATCCTTTAACGCCGTCAATACCTATGCCTGGTATCAGCAGCGGGTTCGCAGCATCCCCAGCAGCCATGATCCGTCAGACCGTGAGAAGGCCAAGGCGCTGGCCGGATTATGGGGCGATGAAATCCCTGTCGGCGTGTTTTTGCGAGAGAAAAGGCCGACCTTCGCCGACTCGCTGCCGCAGCTTACAGACGGGCCCCTTACTGCACAGCCGCTGACCGGCATCGATATCAGCGAGCTGATGGAGGACCTGGCGTAA
- a CDS encoding 2-oxoacid:acceptor oxidoreductase subunit alpha: MKSDFSCLFAGEAGYGVMSAGSTVAKAAGRNNLWAFVVNEYPSLIKGGLNTCLVRLAAAPLQAHEEAIDCLAVLSQEGLEQNYSRLQPGGCLIADVSLAVDSSRLAEGVRVYQQPLLQKGSGDVAKIMSNSAMLGAFCAVSGFPVDLIEAVLAGEFKPEVFEKNRLLLRAAYETASQQTAAAAFSLPFAPPPAKRMLLNGNDAIAMGALQAGCKFSAGYPMTPGSSVLTYLADNGPAFGLVFKQAEDEIAAINMLIGAGFAGVRAIGSTSGGGFALMAEALGFAALAEVPLVMVNAQRGGPSTGQPTRTAQADLAFVLNASQGEFLRIVVAPGDIEECFQETFRAFNLAEKYQLPVIILTDKYLADSAATHPFFQTEGLAVERGKLADAAWLAAHQPYKRYEFTPDGVSARALPGTGGGRHIATSYTHGEDGFYSSGNREYAGCEPEVTVRALDKLFAKEPPILEELEAVRLYGPETADLTMVVWGSTKGAALEAMELAKGAGISVNVLQVLYLSPFPAAAVAEILGRSTQTLLVEGNKTAQLGGLVRMHTGIHLANRYLKYDSRAFTPSQILLKIKEVLA, encoded by the coding sequence TTGAAAAGTGATTTTAGCTGCCTGTTCGCCGGCGAAGCCGGCTACGGGGTCATGAGCGCGGGCTCGACCGTGGCTAAGGCGGCCGGGCGCAATAATCTCTGGGCGTTTGTCGTCAACGAATACCCGTCGCTGATTAAAGGCGGCCTGAACACCTGTCTGGTCCGTCTGGCTGCCGCGCCGCTGCAGGCGCATGAGGAGGCAATTGATTGCCTGGCTGTTCTGTCACAGGAAGGGCTGGAGCAGAACTATTCCCGCCTTCAGCCGGGCGGCTGCCTGATTGCCGACGTCTCGCTCGCTGTCGACAGCAGCCGGCTGGCGGAGGGGGTGCGGGTTTACCAGCAGCCGCTGCTGCAAAAGGGAAGCGGCGATGTAGCTAAAATAATGTCCAACAGCGCCATGCTGGGGGCGTTTTGCGCGGTCAGCGGCTTTCCCGTTGATCTGATCGAAGCGGTTCTGGCCGGCGAATTTAAGCCGGAGGTATTTGAGAAAAATCGTCTCTTATTGCGCGCAGCCTATGAGACGGCGTCGCAGCAAACGGCTGCGGCCGCATTTTCTCTGCCCTTTGCACCGCCGCCGGCGAAGCGGATGCTGCTCAACGGCAATGACGCGATCGCTATGGGCGCGCTGCAAGCTGGCTGCAAATTCTCTGCCGGCTACCCGATGACACCTGGCTCCAGCGTACTGACCTATCTTGCGGACAACGGACCTGCTTTTGGATTGGTCTTTAAACAGGCGGAAGATGAAATCGCGGCGATCAACATGCTGATCGGCGCCGGCTTTGCCGGCGTTCGGGCGATCGGTTCCACCAGCGGCGGCGGTTTTGCTTTGATGGCGGAGGCGCTCGGCTTTGCTGCGCTGGCGGAAGTGCCGCTGGTCATGGTCAATGCCCAGCGGGGCGGGCCCAGCACCGGCCAGCCGACGCGTACAGCCCAGGCCGACCTGGCGTTTGTGCTGAACGCGTCGCAAGGCGAGTTTTTGCGCATCGTGGTTGCTCCCGGCGATATTGAGGAGTGCTTTCAGGAAACTTTCCGCGCCTTTAACCTGGCGGAGAAATATCAATTGCCGGTCATTATTCTGACCGATAAATATCTGGCCGATTCGGCGGCGACTCATCCCTTTTTCCAGACGGAGGGGCTGGCGGTCGAACGCGGCAAGCTGGCCGACGCAGCCTGGCTGGCGGCGCATCAGCCATACAAGCGCTATGAATTCACTCCTGACGGCGTGTCGGCGCGCGCTTTGCCGGGGACAGGCGGCGGCCGCCATATCGCCACCAGCTACACTCACGGCGAGGACGGCTTCTACAGTTCCGGCAACCGCGAATACGCCGGCTGCGAACCGGAAGTCACCGTCAGGGCCCTGGACAAGCTGTTTGCCAAAGAGCCGCCTATCCTGGAGGAACTTGAGGCTGTCAGACTGTACGGACCGGAAACGGCCGATCTGACGATGGTCGTCTGGGGCTCAACCAAAGGGGCGGCGCTGGAAGCGATGGAACTGGCAAAGGGGGCAGGCATCAGCGTCAATGTCCTGCAGGTACTCTATCTGTCGCCCTTTCCGGCGGCGGCGGTGGCGGAGATCCTCGGCCGGAGCACGCAGACGCTGCTGGTGGAGGGCAATAAAACGGCGCAGCTTGGCGGGCTGGTCCGCATGCACACCGGCATCCATCTCGCCAATCGCTACTTGAAATACGATTCGCGGGCCTTTACGCCCTCTCAGATACTCTTGAAAATCAAGGAGGTGCTGGCATGA
- a CDS encoding methyl-accepting chemotaxis protein → MDKVIANKIVETVYGETGLVTTVCDQNGTIIAASNASRIGTVHSGSKQVLGERLSHRTVTVEDEEKSGGILKMGVHMPIVFNDEWIGSFGIGGDPVYTKPIAQVVTGIIRKELQEAHNKKVLLGQAQQVNDSIMTIAATIQQLNASQEDLSATMQDVASLSDQASADVEKTDDVIATIHQIASQTNLLGLNAAIEAARAGEQGRGFAVVAQEVRKLSDQSSHSAKDIQTTLQHLKISMERVINHTQQTAHITQEQSKATQSITEMVMTLKDVGEKLLAMAKAE, encoded by the coding sequence ATGGACAAAGTTATAGCGAATAAAATCGTCGAAACTGTCTATGGTGAAACCGGCTTGGTCACAACTGTCTGCGATCAGAATGGGACCATCATCGCGGCCAGCAATGCGTCGCGGATCGGCACAGTTCACAGCGGCTCGAAACAAGTGCTGGGTGAGAGGTTATCCCATCGCACGGTGACGGTGGAAGATGAGGAGAAATCGGGCGGTATCCTGAAAATGGGTGTGCATATGCCGATTGTTTTTAACGACGAATGGATCGGCAGCTTCGGCATTGGCGGCGATCCCGTATATACCAAGCCCATCGCCCAGGTTGTCACAGGGATTATCCGCAAGGAATTGCAGGAAGCGCACAATAAAAAGGTCCTACTGGGACAGGCCCAGCAGGTTAATGATTCGATTATGACCATCGCCGCCACCATTCAGCAGCTCAATGCGTCCCAGGAAGACCTGTCGGCTACCATGCAGGATGTAGCCAGCTTGTCGGACCAGGCTTCCGCCGATGTGGAAAAAACCGACGACGTGATCGCCACGATTCACCAGATTGCCAGTCAAACCAACCTGCTCGGTCTCAACGCGGCTATCGAAGCCGCCCGGGCCGGCGAACAAGGCAGGGGTTTTGCCGTGGTGGCCCAGGAAGTTCGCAAGTTGTCGGATCAAAGCAGCCATTCGGCGAAAGATATTCAAACCACGCTGCAGCACCTGAAAATATCCATGGAGAGAGTGATCAACCATACCCAGCAGACAGCCCACATTACCCAGGAACAGTCTAAAGCCACCCAGTCCATTACTGAGATGGTCATGACGCTCAAGGACGTGGGCGAAAAGCTGCTGGCTATGGCCAAAGCGGAATAG